A region of the Scomber scombrus chromosome 17, fScoSco1.1, whole genome shotgun sequence genome:
TGATGAGTGCaactttaaagactttaaattCCTTTCATTTGAAACTCCTTGTTTATTATTTGCTACACCTTCCActtctgcctcctcctccaccaagcatcttcccctcctcctgtgtctgtgtttgattaaGTACAGAAGTGGAGACAGGTGTGAGGGAGTCAGACACTCATGATAGGCCATGAATAAATACCTGGTTCAGCCTACACCTCGTCCCCAGACGTAGACTGTGTTCACACAGTCAATCACACTTCCAACCTAACTTGTTCATGTCACTATTGTTTtagttgctgtttttgtgtgcttGCCGAACACCTCACCTTTACTCCAGTCCGTCTTCAGTCCTCATGCCTCTTCGGTTTCCTTCCTTGGTTTAGCTCAGCTTCCTGCTTTCTGGAACCTGCTCTGCATCGCTCCCTCAGCAGTCCCCCCTGCCCTGCTTGTTCTCAGCTTCATCCTCAAGTACCTGCCCCAGGTTTCCAGCTAGCTGCCCAAGCCTTCGCCCCAGTCTCCCTGCTACGAGCTCAGCAATAAACTTCCTTGCAACTTGGTTTACTGCCTCTTGTCTCTATGTACTGCACTTGGGTTCACTAGCCTAGCCTTAACACTATTCAGAATCTGCATCAGACGGACAAAGGACACACTGCCTCTGTTTTAGCTTTAGCTTACTGAAATTATTATCTGTAGTGACACTGAAATTACTCACAAGGTTTGGAGAGAAAGGGTTAAAGATAAACACAATGATCAGCAGGGACATTTCAATTGCTAAAATGTGTTGTTAGATGGTGATGTACATTGTAATCAGGAAGGACAGAAATCCCTGAAGTGTGTTAAATCTTTGCCGAAGGGTGTGGGAGAGGAAATGTGTTCTTTATAACAAAATTGCTGGTTTTCAATGATGAGAAACTGTCATGGCTCATGCTCCCAGGTGACACAGCTATCTGCCATGTGGGTCCTGCATAAGACATACAGAATCTGACCTAAACGCCTCCTTTACTAAACAAGAGAaaaacccacccacccacaacTAGACCACCATCATGTTACTGTTAGATTGCATTGACGATACCCAGGACAAGGAGCTTCAGCTATTACATCCACATTGGAAAAGCTGGATAACAAAGAAAGATGTAAAGAcctgaaatgtgaatattacaGAAGGGAGAATCAAATCCTACCTTAAGGACAAAATCCAAGAGTTTATGGAAAACCAGCCTTTccacggacaaaccaaacattatTCTAGCATTTGATCCATACTTGAATTTATTTCTTGAGGAGTTATATTGGATATGATTTTGCAAAGTAAAGGTTTAGATTGTTGGACTGTAGAAGAATggcaaaactaaagaaaaaacaaacacgaaATACGTGTAATGAAATAGTCTGTTGTCATTTTTCTGTTCTTcataaagaatattttattgGAAATAGcattcagtttttaaataataaaaaatgtaaccaTTTTATACATCATGTTCTTGCTGGATCAATGTGTcgaaaataaaacaaaggaaacaaaacaggCCAAAGTTTTACAGCCGGTAACTGCGGACTAATTTTCCTCGCTGGGCTGCAACCTCACTCCAAACTCCAAACATATGGTTATAATAATACAAGACCTCATTTTTTCCTCTGCTGCCatgcaaagcaaacaaacatacatacttTAATTTAGTTTCAGTATTGAACATTGGGTGACTTATTGAAACAACTTGACTTCATGGTGTCTGAGGGAAGGTGTTTTGCAGGAGAGCCATTTTTCCTCTGGTGGAGGGAAACAGTCTTAGAGGGCGGATTAGGAACTGGGCAATTGCTCAAGGTAAACAGGTGTGTGACGTGAAAAGTGCAGGTCTGTATTTTCATGTGTATTATTAGGGTTTTTTGTGCATTGATGTTGGTTTTTCTTTGGCCAGCTTTCAATCATAGTGAAACCATCTTTCCACCCAGTTAAATATGTACGGAGAAATTTATGCAGTGAAATCTGGCAAAAGCAGGTCCTGCTGAGTAGATATTAATTACTGTAAAAGGAAGTCCAAGCCCCTGAAGTTTCAACATTGCTTGGATCATGTCAACAGGTAAAGCAACACTGGTGCTTCTTTCTGCTGCTGGGTCATtgaaaatgtttagtttaaataCTAAGTTCAACATTTGGGGAAATATGATTATTCACACTTTTTAAgtattagatgagaagattgataccgcCCTTGTTTGTGTATTGAAATCAGAGCTAGAAGGCTATTAGCCTAGCAGTATCGGTGCTCAACGGTACTTCATATCTGTAGTATCTGTAGTCCCAAACTTcttagtttaaaaatgtttgcctatttatttgaacattttaaacacaatataaaatgtaaccacgacaataaacagcaacaaaatctTAATCATTGTCATCACTAATAACATCTGATGGACAAGGTCCTGTCTGCTCCTTGTCCGCTAGCTtgtcatcctcctcttcttcctcatcttcttcctccctctcctcttcctcatcagtGTCATAGTCTGCAGTGATCagaatgtttttacattatatacGTCTATGCTCTTTATAGAGAAGAGTCACATACTGTTCAAGATAGCTGGAAAATTCTCTTTGCTTGTGgagcaaagcagcagcagcacctctgTCCTGCATGTCTAGAAGACCGCAGACAGACTTGCTGGAGACATCTGTTAGTTTCTCTGGTGTGCTTCTCATAGAATCGCTTTCCTGATAAACAGTCTTTCAACAAGTAGGCTTTCTCTTCAGATGCCCTTTTAGATGCATTCCACAACACAAACAGTCTCTGTTTTATTGTCGAGTCTACATCTGCAGNNNNNNNNNNNNNNNNNNNNNNNNNNNNNNNNNNNNNNNNNNNNNNNNNNNNNNNNNNNNNNNNNNNNNNNNNNNNNNNNNNNNNNNNNNNNNNNNNNNNNNNNNNNNNNNNNNNNNNNNNNNNNNNNNNNNNNNNNNNNNNNNNNNNNNNNNNNNNNNNNNNNNNNNNNNNNNNNNNNNNNNNNNNNNNNNNNNNNNNNACCTTAGTGTCATGTAATAGCACGAAAAACACATGATAATTGTATGAAgaatatttgaatgtatttaagGGGGATTGTAAGAAAGTTAAgattagtgttttatttttgtgtgccTCAGAACTGTAGACCAGCACCTCCCATAGGTTCTGCTATCATGGCGGTCCAACAGTTTGGTTGCTTTGTGTTTACCTGCTCCTTACTTTTTTGGGCTGAAAACTCAAGAGCTCCAGTAACCAAAGTAACATTGCATATTAATCACTTAAATACTGAGTTCACTTCAATATGAGTggttattttacacttttactgTTGTAAATACCTGTGTTAGTATAAagaattaaaatacaaataaaattctGCGTGGAGTCAATGTAGCAGTGACAGCTGTACAGTAAGACTGTCCTGTTTGTCAATGAACCTTTTTATCAGTGTAACTTTTTGCATGGTTGCATGCCAGGGACCTGCAACACTAACAAGTAAGTATGTGGTGTACAAAGCAAACCGAAATTAACAAGTGATTCTTGCAAATTTAAACAGGCTTTGGTTCCCCCGCCCAGTTTCCCATATTACTCAAGTGAACCTCAAGTTTGATTGTGGCTGCCTGACAGTCTGAAACATGAATCGTGGCAGATTGCTGTAACTGATGAAGGTCTGGATAGTGCTAAGGCTGGTAAAGGCactgtgagaaaaatgaaataactaTTTTTATCTCCACACTGACAGCCTAATAAGGTGTAGTTGTGTCAGGGCTGTTCTGGATTTATGGTGAACTGACAGAATAATTGTCTGTTTAGCAAATATGGGATGGAAATAACTAACATTTCAATACATATAATGATAACACTTTTGCAATAGTTGTTGAAGTGTTATAACTTTGTGAATTGTCACATTCCACCTTCCCATTCTGAAAGTTgcttaatttacttttttggcCAGAAACAActttaatgagaaagtgtgtcaaaatttaacattaatttaacaCAAAACATTGTAGTCACTTGGATAGACAGCAAGTCACTGCCTAAACCAACGACACTGAATAGCAGCATATCTGAGAAGTTAGATGAATAATGGAGTTTAGAGGTATTTTTCCCACAATAAATTAGCATTTGACATACATATTATTTTGACACCAACATTTTATGCTCTTTTTGgttttctctcatttctatGCTGTTAACATTTCAGATTTTGTGAAAAAATGATCCCAGTAAGACAAAAGCCCAGACTTCAGCCCACTGTGagcactgtattttattttttaaatttttttttacttttttgatgGGATGATATCACATGTCTGTAAACAGCCATCCACTATCATTGTAATCACTATGAGTCAATATGCTGTGTTCTTAGTTTccagttaaaacattaaaggcCACCTTCCGTCTTTAAACCTTACAGCCGTTCACCTAGAGGCATAGTGAGTGAGGGCAAAAGTATCATACTGACCAAATAATAGTTTGTTCTTCTGTCCCTTAATTTACTTATTCTGttatgtttctctctttctcccattGTCTCTTTGCTTTGTTAGTGTCAGTTTGTGGTTGGCTGTGGTGACATCTGTAGTACTGTGCACTGACTCCACATGTGGGAATAGTTCATATTTATCTGCTGGAGGTCTCCCTCACCACAAAAGAGCAAAGAAATGGTGTGAGTCAGATTGAAGGATATAGAGTAAGCATTCAGCTTAGCCTTAGCCTGGATTTTATATCAGCCATATTTCTCAGGCTCATAGATCAGAAACTACAGCGATTTTACGCTTCTGCTTGAGGTTTTTGTGGTGAAAACAGCTTGTGATTTAGAGCAAATGTCCCATGATCATAACTAGCAGTCACGGGATTGCAGAAATAAGGGATTTGGGTGGATTCTTGAAGGACGTTTTTGTTAGAGATCAGGTTCCTCACATCCCACAAGGCCTGTGGCcatgtttcaaaatgaaaaagaggaaaatactgtaaaaatatcATTACAGCGGGACATCAGGACTATCGCCACAGCTTGCTGCAAGAAAGCCATCATCTATTTTCTTCCATGACACATCTGCATAAGCCTTTGTGAGATATTCAAGTTTGGAGATCAGTaacaaataattatatttataatcattatcattatcattattattattattattattattattattattattatatataatactgtaaaacattttaaaaagtgattcaGTATTTTAAAAGATAGTagtagaaaaatgtgattttgggCATGTCAGAGGTAATGTTCTTGTCCTTACACGGACATCTGTACcctatattttaatatatccTACAGTACACTTTGTGGCAGATTGactatattaaaacaaaagagaaaatctAAACAATCACATACCTTTAAGTCAGTGGCAGCAAACCTCAAAAATCTAAAGGGAGGGgttgatgtgttttaaattaatgaCAAAACTGCTCCCTTTTCTTTACAGGGTAACAATTTGCTTACATGTATACTCACAAGACCacaactgttaaaaaaagaagcttttattGGAGTTCAATGCAAGCCAGTCGCATTTCATAACAACACACAGTCTTACAAACAATTAGTACGTTTCCCTTTTTGTAAAGCCCCTAGCTATAAATGATTATTTGTGTATGTATCGTAAGATGTAAACCGCCTTAAAAGTGATTTAAGTAGAAACTGTGGCAGATGTAAAAATTGTGTTGTATGAAAACCAACTGTAAGTAAGCGCTACCTTTGTGTTGATCATTTTTATCACTGTTTTACACAAGTACCAACATTTTATGAGTTGAATGAGTTGCTTGTGTTCGTCATACCTCCGAAAGAAACAGTACATTTTGATTCACTTCACAGATCAATATCACACATTAGCATTAGGAAACAGATAGCCTGGCTCTGTATTTGGCTAAAAAttcataataatacaaatgttgTACCCCTTTTTTTTACGTTGTACATACACAGAAATGGTAAAACAACAACTTGTGATTTCAGAGGCAGTTGCATGCACTGTGACACAACAGCTTCTTGAGGACGCTCTACACAAAAAACAACCGTATAACCACAAATTgagatttttgcatttttgtttgtgtatgaactaaacaaacaagatacGTATtaattaaggttagggttacacTGCACAGAGCAAGGCTAGCTGTTTCTGCCCCACCCCCAGTCTTTATGTTTTGCCTAGGCTAGTCTTCTCCTGGCTTTAGCTTCTTTCTTActgcacagacatgagagtggtttCAATCTTCCCATCTTATTTttggaataaaagaaaatgtatttccGAATTAGTTACTTTCTTCATTTTTGCTTACAACAGCAACAAGAGTAGTAAACATCTTATACAATGTAAAATAGGTTAATGGTCATCAGAGCACTCAACTGAAATTTCAGACTGGAAGGGCCTAAACTGTGTATTTTCAAATTTTCAATTCATCAAACAGACGTCATAAAATCACTGTTTTACGTCAGAGTACCTGCTCTGAAATAAAATGGACACAaattcttctttctcttcttttactctTAAAGAACCAATAAAGTGCAGTCCACCAGAAAAGGATGTGTCaatgtgaatataatgtaaGAAGAAGCAGACTTTTTTGTGTCCTTATACTAGTGCATGGAAATGTAAACCCTTGAGTAGTCTGGTAGCGTGGATGGGAAACCACCACTACTTCAGACCAATTCTCCTCTTATTTATTATGCCCTCTGTGGTTTTGGTGACTCCACAACAACTTCACACACCTTCTTCCCTTCGAGTACATTCAAATTCAATAATGGGCATGATTTCCCACCATCTATTAAAAGTTTTCACTCCATTAAAAGCccattatttgttatttgtatcTGGATTACCAGGTGGGTGAGGGAAGACCCATCAAAAGTACTGGTGAGATCCCAGTGTTGGATGAAGGCAGTTTCTCCTCTTACCAACTCTGGGTAATCTCAATACAAAAATGGTCAATTAGAAGTCAATGATAAACCAAAGGAAACAACAGTTCAGTATGTGGCAGCAGTTCTGTCTTCTAATTGTAAACCTTCCTCTTGATTTACCTCAGCTTGCTAAGTCTTTTTTATCAGGAGAATGCCTGTTGCACTTGGTATGGTTGTGAAGTTCTGTGCCGTTTTGCACAATCCCATAGAAATTGAATACGAGTTTTTCCCTTCATCAACTGCTGCATCACCAGTCACAATGGCTATATACTCCTTCTGTTTATATCTGTCAATAATGCTTCTGTGGTTTATAAATCACCTCTGAGTTCTAACGCCTCTTGGATCCAGCAGCAGACTCGTTTGGCTGCTGGACATTGATTTGGTCATGGGGATATGGCAATCCTGGAGGTCCAGGAGTTCCGGGTGGGCCAGGCGGCCCAACTGGCCCAGGTTTTCCTTGTGGCCCTTGCGGCCCATACATGCCTTGTTTTCCTGGAGAGCCCTTGCTCCCTTGAGGTCCTGTTGGTCCTGGGCGGCCATCTATTCCAGAGGGGCCCATGTCACCTTTCTGGCCCCTCTCACCACGCGGTCCTGGCTGACCAAGAGATCCCTTGGCTCCTTTTATGCCTACTGCACCTCTGTTGCCAGTGGGGCCTGTTTCACCTGGTACACCTTTAGGTCCAATAAACCCCTTCTCTCCAGCAGATCCACGACCTCCTATGGGGCCTCGGTCACCTTTGCTTCCGGTCAGTCCCATGGGTCCTTTTGAACCAGTTTCCCCACGGTTCCCTTTGGGCCCTGGTCGTCCTGGAACACCTATTGAGAGAATATGGCGTGGTGACATTGCAAAGGAAACTATACAGAGGCATTCAGATTGTATGTATATACCAAAACATCCACTGTACCTTTTAGTATAGTGAGGTTCTTTATGACCTGTGTATGGTGTGTATCTACCAGCTTCATCTCCTCCATCACCATGGACAAGTTCCTGACATCCATATCTAGTCGGACATTCAACAACATGTTCTGCTGTCTCAGCGTGTCGGCCAAGGTGAGGAGTAACAAAACTGTATGGTTCATGTTCTGCAGAAAGTAGACAGGATGAAGGTAtgaagtaaaagaagaaatccacaagaacacaaacacaaataacaaGGATGAGACAGTAGGAAAACGTATTAACGTTAATACTAACGTATTAATTTTATCCACTGTCTCGACTCTctgtcaaaaatgcaaaaaaacactttgccaCCAACATGTCACTGCATGattgaaaaaaatcatataaagaCTATGGCATAGTCCCACATATGTGGCCAAGAaatcaattgttttttaaaccaACAAAATTCCGAAGCTGCCAGTTAAGTAAAGAGTGTGTATAATGTTGTATGCAGATGACAAGATATTTGATAAAGTAGAAAGGACTTCAACTTGAACCtatatctttttttgtgtgaaaaaatgTCGTTTTTGTATGGCTTGTGTAGTTCCAACCTGTAGATCTTCTGTTTGTCTGCTCAGGCGGCCCTGATAGGTTGAGGTTTCGATGTTGATATACTTGTACATGCTTTGGACGTGACTGACGGTGGCGTTGATGCTGGAGGATATCGTGTCGATATCCATCTCGATTGAGTTCAGACGACCATCCAAGGCAGAGAAACGTTCACCTGTCCGATTTTCGTAGTACCTAAAAGGGATAGTTAAATTAGGGTTTCTCCCTGTATCAACATTATTACTTCCAGATACTAGATTCTAGGCTCTAATTACTTATATAATTGTCATTCTTACTTAATTGTGTGTACTATAATCATTGTCAGGATTTACCTTTCATTTGGGCACAAAAACTGGGTAAATCTTTTTTGTATGGTAGGGTTcattttaaagttaaggttagaATTACACTTAAATTAAGGATAGGATAAATGTACTGTAAGCCCCCAAGGAATTAATGCAAGTCAATACAAATTCATCACCAATATGGGGTGGGACAATTACTGATTActtgattagttgatcaacaggaaattaattaattaatttgtaacTACACggttgcccataaagttggaataattttgttgtcagacacattcctctttttattttctatttatacacatcagtaatcacctttgaccaggtgcaatgagattgatcaatacaattttgagaatatatacactttatctatcaagaataaatcacattttcacaatcatttcatggaaagaggtaaaaaatattttattccaacttcatgggcgaccgtgtattttgataatatattcatctttttaggaatttttcaagcaaaaatgtttcATACCATGCACGTATTAGTGTCCATGCATGTGTATTACCTGGAATGGTACTGAAGGTCATGCATGTTCTCTTCATGTTCATCCATGAAAGAGGTTACATTATCAAGTTGCATCTGCAGGTTCATCACctgaaaacatacacatatgtaGTACTTCTATACTTGTGAGGACCCACTGACATGCTAGTCCCTAACCATCATAAGTAATTCTGACCCTTTCCCCAGTTCTAACCTGAATctaataatattttttgaaaaattgTCCTCACCTTACAAAAACATGTTGTCATTATCAAGGTTCAAATTGGTCCCCAAACTGGTGCACGAGTACAAGATTACACATGACTGTGTTTAAGCTACAGATAGActtaatatatttaattctCAACCAGCGTGCATAGTTCGCAAAGTTGTGTGTGGGttggtttttttaattttttttatcagaagTGTTTCCCTTCTCATGTTATAAAACCTCTTCATAGTACTGATCTAGACAGAAAAATATTGAACTTGCATCCAGATCCTGAACCCAACCTGTTCATGAATTTATAGATCTAAACATACCTGCTGAGTGAGGTCATAGAAAACTTGGTTGGACATGGATATTCTCTGGTGATCTGCTATGATGTTGTTTTGCAGAAAGCGCATGTTTTGCACAGTGTTACTCGTGTTGGATTTCATCACACTCAGAACTTGGGTGTAGTTTTGCCAGTCGTTGGTCAGCTTCTGGAGGACAACAGTTTCCTCATCTGCTTTCCTCTGCAAAGCGTCTATCCACATTGTGCTGGAGAGTAGAGGGAAGCACAAAGGAGATGTGAGGTACAGTGGCTTAATTTACTTACATCCCTGCTTGGTTGTAAAGAGGAAATAAGTTTTTCCTTGTTCATAAATGTGCTACACgttgcaaaaataaaaaggcatcTAACAATTTTATCACCCAATTCAAATTTCTAGTTGTATTTCATAACAGCAAGGATAATAAAATCCATCAGTCATATTCTTTGTTTAAAGTCACAGCTGTGTCTTTTTCAAATGGGAAAACCTGGTTGCTATTTTTACTGTGGTTTGGCaatgtaaacaaaaatgtgCTCATGAGGCTTGTCCCAAAATGGCAATTATGACAGACTCTGGCTTCTTGCCTACTGTCAGCCACTGAAGTTCCCACTTTGTCCACTTCATTAAAAGGTCAGGAACACATGATGTGAATGTAAAAATTAAATCATCTTCAGCTGGTATACTTATCCACCAGATGTGCTGTCTCTGATAATACCTTATGCACTTTTCTAATTAAagattttggaaatgtaatgcTTTACCTTTAGATTTCTTACATTCTTACAGTTTATTTCTATTATGACATCTCCAAAAGGCATCTTTGCCttccaaacaaaataaatctgaagAATAATTATGCTAATATCAGGTTTTCAGTATCAAATACTCATTTCAGAGAGCTATGTTATGTGTTCAAATATCTCTGGCCTTATTCACCTGAGCGCCACTGTGGTGTTAACTTGCTGTGCGGTAGCTTTGATGTCATACTGATCCTCCATCAGAGTTTTCAACTTTTCGTCAGTTTCCTCGATCACGTCCTTCCAGCCCTCCACCTGACCCAGGTATCTAACCAGCGACTGGTTGAGAAGTTTGATTGACATTAGGTGGTTTTGCATGTCGCGAGTCAGTCGGGTGCTGGTGGCTTTTTGAGTGGTCTGGGTCTGAGAGGCCTGGTCCAGGACCTGGGGGATCAAAGAGGAGCCACAGAGTATCCatgtattttttctattaatggaatgatataaaaaaaaacatttcacgtGACActgttttc
Encoded here:
- the LOC133997677 gene encoding scavenger receptor class A member 3-like, whose product is MKDNYGGYENRLFKEEDLTGEEEDIPSFRGRTRGGCVKCQPSHSLQLAVKVLYGFVAFLIITIAVLASLVFRKVDNLADEESVYHKKIISVQQGIEDLSSASNCSGCLDATLYSEEISRLKREFEDIQKMILGQEQVLDQASQTQTTQKATSTRLTRDMQNHLMSIKLLNQSLVRYLGQVEGWKDVIEETDEKLKTLMEDQYDIKATAQQVNTTVALSTMWIDALQRKADEETVVLQKLTNDWQNYTQVLSVMKSNTSNTVQNMRFLQNNIIADHQRISMSNQVFYDLTQQVMNLQMQLDNVTSFMDEHEENMHDLQYHSRYYENRTGERFSALDGRLNSIEMDIDTISSSINATVSHVQSMYKYINIETSTYQGRLSRQTEDLQNMNHTVLLLLTLADTLRQQNMLLNVRLDMDVRNLSMVMEEMKLVDTHHTQVIKNLTILKGVPGRPGPKGNRGETGSKGPMGLTGSKGDRGPIGGRGSAGEKGFIGPKGVPGETGPTGNRGAVGIKGAKGSLGQPGPRGERGQKGDMGPSGIDGRPGPTGPQGSKGSPGKQGMYGPQGPQGKPGPVGPPGPPGTPGPPGLPYPHDQINVQQPNESAAGSKRR